Proteins co-encoded in one Brassica oleracea var. oleracea cultivar TO1000 chromosome C4, BOL, whole genome shotgun sequence genomic window:
- the LOC106337379 gene encoding serine/threonine-protein kinase HT1: MGSGTGFYSDQLDPKWVVDPQHLFVGPKIGEGSHAKIYEGKYKNKTVAIKIIKKGESPEEIAKRDSRFAREVSMLSKVQHKNLVKFIGACKEPIMVIVTELLLGGTLRKYLVSLRPGRLDIRLAVGFALDIARAMECLHSHGIIHRDLKPENLILTADYKTVKLADFGLAREESLTEMMTAETGTYRWMAPELYSTVTLRQGEKKHYNHKVDAYSFAIVLWELIHNKLPFEGMSNLQAAYAAAFKNVRPSADDLPEDLAMIVTSCWKEDPNDRPNFTEIIQLLLRYLSTISAPELVPPSMKRVFSSENTVLPPESPRTCSLMAVRDGDQITTDTNSPEKEGRGSFFFCC; the protein is encoded by the exons ATGGGATCTGGAACTGGGTTTTACTCAGATCAACTAGATCCTAAATGGGTCGTTGATCCTCAACATCTCTTTGTTGGTCCCAAGATTGGTGAAGGATCTCATGCCAAAATCTATGAAGGAAA GTATAAAAACAAAACAGTTGCTATAAAGATTATTAAAAAGGGAGAATCTCCTGAAGAGATTGCCAAAAGAGATAGCAGATTTGCAAGAGAGGTCTCTATGTTGTCTAAAGTTCAACACAAGAATTTGGTCAAG TTCATTGGAGCTTGCAAAGAACCAATCATGGTTATAGTCACTGAGCTTTTACTCGGTGGTACATTGCGTAAATACCTTGTGAGTTTGCGTCCAGGGCGTTTGGACATACGTTTAGCTGTTGGGTTTGCTCTTGACATTGCTCGAGCAATGGAATGTTTACACTCTCATGGAATCATTCATCGTGACCTCAAACCAG AGAACTTGATCTTGACCGCAGATTACAAGACTGTTAAACTAGCGGATTTCGGTTTAGCTAGGGAAGAGTCACTAACCGAGATGATGACTGCAGAAACTGGTACTTATCGTTGGATGGCTCCTGAG CTTTATAGCACGGTCACATTGAGGCAAGGTGAGAAAAAACACTATAACCACAAGGTAGATGCGTACAGCTTCGCCATTGTCTTGTGGGAGCTTATCCACAACAAGTTACCTTTCGAAGGCATGTCAAATCTCCAAGCTGCTTACGCTGCTGCATTCAAG AACGTGAGGCCTAGTGCAGATGATTTACCGGAGGATTTAGCAATGATAGTAACATCTTGCTGGAAAGAAGATCCAAACGACAGACCAAACTTCACAGAGATTATTCAACTTCTCTTACGTTACCTCTCCACAATCTCAGCACCGGAGCTTGTTCCTCCCTCAATGAAACGTGTTTTCTCGTCAGAAAACACCGTTCTGCCACCAGAATCGCCGAGAACTTGCTCACTGATGGCTGTTAGAGACGGAGATCAGATTACTACAGACACAAACTCGCCTGAGAAGGAAGGCAGAGGAAGCTTCTTTTTCTGCTGCTAA